The following coding sequences lie in one Helicoverpa armigera isolate CAAS_96S chromosome 8, ASM3070526v1, whole genome shotgun sequence genomic window:
- the LOC110383701 gene encoding probable G-protein coupled receptor Mth-like 3 yields MITFISVIALSVIISEVVSDPQLCVYQKSVELVNRTYNGITFGDDEVILSNTTGEERGCVCLKGTCARKCCLFGWVYNEPTTECVPSSYAFDPPVGKQKSGIIEGFNATKEFIFMIGRMKCTGENEVRMAATPEFPEMLLLNDGKLYVEIPNKMLIIYEPDKYCIDTFLEDDGTAHLDALICYKGKPDPKNHEIKSSCMLISCFFILLTVAVYAWIPELRNLPGMVLMAYLLSFFVGFLFLATMQILIMTDDITQNICLVCTFIVYFSLLSAFFWMNVMCYDIWWTFSRTCCKNSQVLPEKPHKRFTYYALYAFGVPTALTALLATLEFSKSLPVKHPLLPMIRVQGCFLYGNSKFIYLYVPIVILCVANTTFFVLTAFKIAKMKRETQMLQGRESGTHDQQRKDTQRFTVYIKLFVLMGINWILEVISSIYPEPDAFWQFFDAYNVLIGLFIFIMFVCKKKTWKMIKKRFAQVKDDRLHTTHTTNGEF; encoded by the exons ATGATAACATTCATATCAGTGATAGCATTGTCTGTGATTATATCGGAGGTTGTATCAGATCCTCAACTTTGCGTTTATCAAAAAAGTGTCGAACTGGTGAACAGGACTTACAACGGCATCACATTTGGGGACGATGAAGTTATACTGAGTAACACAACTGGAGAGGAGAGAGGATGTGTGTGTCTCAAGGGAACTTGTGCCAGGAAATGTTGCCTATTCGGATGGGTCTACAATGAGCCTACAACGGAATGTGTTCCAAGTTCTTATGCTTTCGATCCCCCCGTCGGGAAACAGAAATCTGGAATAATAGAAGGATTCAACGCAACGAAAGAGTTTATTTTCATGATTGGTAGAATGAAATGTACTGGAGAGAATGAAGTCAGAATGGCAGCTACACCAGAGTTTCCAGAAATGCTTTTATTAAAT GATGGCAAGCTCTACGTTGAAATTCCGAACAAAATGCTGATCATCTACGAACCGGATAAGTACTGCATTGATACATTCCTCGAAGACGATGGAACAGCTCACCTGGACGCCTTGATTTGTTATAAAGGGAAACCAGATCCAAAAAACCATGAAATTAAAAGTAGTT GTATGCTGATCTCGTGTTTCTTCATCCTTCTAACGGTGGCAGTATATGCGTGGATACCAGAGCTCCGTAACCTACCTGGCATGGTGCTCATGGCGTACCTACTCAGCTTCTTCGTGGGTTTTCTGTTTCTGGCAACAATGCAGATCTTGATAATGACCGACGATATCACTCAGAATATTTGCCTTGTTTGCA CGTTCATCGTGTACTTCTCCCTGCTGTCTGCATTCTTCTGGATGAACGTTATGTGCTACGATATCTGGTGGACTTTCag TCGTACATGCTGCAAGAATAGCCAGGTACTGCCAGAAAAGCCGCATAAACGGTTCACCTACTACGCATTATACGCGTTTGGTGTGCCAACTGCGCTCACCGCCCTGTTGGCAACGTTGGAGTTCTCCAAGTCTCTTCCAGTGAAGCACCCCCTGCTGCCAATGATCAGGGTACAAGGCTGTTTCTTATACG GTAACAGCAAGTTTATATACTTGTACGTGCCCATTGTTATTCTCTGTGTTGCAAACACAACTTTCTTCGTGCTGACGGCGTTCAAGATAGCGAAGATGAAGCGAGAGACACAAATGTTGCAGGGTAGGGAAAGCGGCACCCACGACCAGCAAAGGAAAGACACACAGAG GTTCACTGTTTATATCAAGTTGTTCGTCTTGATGGGGATCAACTGGATCCTAGAGGTGATCAGCTCCATCTACCCTGAACCGGATGCTTTCTGGCAATTCTTTGACGCCTATAACGTACTGATTGGCCTCTTCATCTTTATCATGTTTGTGTGTAAGAAGAAGACTTGGAAAATGATCAAGAAGAG gttCGCACAGGTGAAAGACGACCGGCTGCACACAACACATACGACTAATGGCGAATTTTaa
- the LOC135116597 gene encoding uncharacterized protein LOC135116597 isoform X2 codes for MWIRDVTVLVIVITSYFSQCYCDIPILQMFRIDKASLENDGVAKPYYWHDHEDVDEFSEFNYVEYDDDDNNTSEIQNEELYIKKDSENNINLKTDTEIYQHTKNHYHLHENKRSLCPKNKTSARKCCPLGWGLNVTAHKCSPLLHEFNPTLWNRYKMMKGTKALDELHFLFGHVTCKTYDAIKPTTSIRLQSDGTLMVERTSAMGPELVFKVNQYCLDLFITEENDIELNAFICYIHKEQRRHFIVFELSFTFYFFFISGFFWRNIMCYDMWWTIRSKRPMSGQC; via the exons ATGTGGATTCGTGATGTGACTGTATTAGTGATTGTGATAACTAGCTATTTCTCTCAGTGTTACTGCGATATTCCTATTTTACAAATGTTTCGGATTGACAAAGCCAGTTTGGAAAATGATGGTGTAGCAAAGCCTTATTATTGGCATGATCACGAAGATGTTGATGAATTCTCGGAGTTCAATTATGTTGAGTACGATGACGATGACAATAATACATCAGAAATCCAAAATGAAGAACTATACATTAAGAAAGatagtgaaaataatattaacttaaaGACTGATACAGAAATCTACCAGCACACCAAAAACCATTATCATTTACACG AGAATAAGAGAAGTTTATGTCCAAAGAACAAGACAAGTGCAAGAAAATGCTGTCCTCTCGGATGGGGATTGAATGTAACTGCACACAAATGCAGCCCCTTGCTTCATGAATTTAACCCTACATTGTGGAACAGGTATAAAATGATGAAAGGGACAAAAGCACTAGAtgagcttcattttttgtttggcCATGTGACCTGTAAGACGTATGATGCCATTAAACCGACAACAAGCATACGATTGCAATCG gATGGCACCTTAATGGTGGAAAGGACTTCAGCTATGGGCCCCGAGCTGGTCTTCAAAGTAAACCAGTATTGTTTGGACTTGTTCATTACAGAAGAGAATGACATTGAGTTGAATgcatttatatgttatattcATAAAGAACAAAGAAGGCATTTTATCGTGTTTGAACTAT CATTCACCTTCTACTTCTTCTTCATATCAGGATTCTTCTGGAGAAACATTATGTGTTACGACATGTGGTGGACTATCAG AAGCAAAAGACCGATGTCAGGACAATGTTAA
- the LOC135116597 gene encoding G-protein coupled receptor Mth2-like isoform X1, giving the protein MWIRDVTVLVIVITSYFSQCYCDIPILQMFRIDKASLENDGVAKPYYWHDHEDVDEFSEFNYVEYDDDDNNTSEIQNEELYIKKDSENNINLKTDTEIYQHTKNHYHLHENKRSLCPKNKTSARKCCPLGWGLNVTAHKCSPLLHEFNPTLWNRYKMMKGTKALDELHFLFGHVTCKTYDAIKPTTSIRLQSDGTLMVERTSAMGPELVFKVNQYCLDLFITEENDIELNAFICYIHKEQRRHFIVFELSLAISCILIVLNVIVYALLPVLRPRHRLLIMAYLICFLIYYSVKFIEVILILCKVSHRHMCLYFTFTFYFFFISGFFWRNIMCYDMWWTIRSKRPMSGQC; this is encoded by the exons ATGTGGATTCGTGATGTGACTGTATTAGTGATTGTGATAACTAGCTATTTCTCTCAGTGTTACTGCGATATTCCTATTTTACAAATGTTTCGGATTGACAAAGCCAGTTTGGAAAATGATGGTGTAGCAAAGCCTTATTATTGGCATGATCACGAAGATGTTGATGAATTCTCGGAGTTCAATTATGTTGAGTACGATGACGATGACAATAATACATCAGAAATCCAAAATGAAGAACTATACATTAAGAAAGatagtgaaaataatattaacttaaaGACTGATACAGAAATCTACCAGCACACCAAAAACCATTATCATTTACACG AGAATAAGAGAAGTTTATGTCCAAAGAACAAGACAAGTGCAAGAAAATGCTGTCCTCTCGGATGGGGATTGAATGTAACTGCACACAAATGCAGCCCCTTGCTTCATGAATTTAACCCTACATTGTGGAACAGGTATAAAATGATGAAAGGGACAAAAGCACTAGAtgagcttcattttttgtttggcCATGTGACCTGTAAGACGTATGATGCCATTAAACCGACAACAAGCATACGATTGCAATCG gATGGCACCTTAATGGTGGAAAGGACTTCAGCTATGGGCCCCGAGCTGGTCTTCAAAGTAAACCAGTATTGTTTGGACTTGTTCATTACAGAAGAGAATGACATTGAGTTGAATgcatttatatgttatattcATAAAGAACAAAGAAGGCATTTTATCGTGTTTGAACTAT CTTTGGCGATCAGTTGTATCTTGATCGTATTAAACGTGATCGTATATGCATTGTTACCAGTGCTTCGACCTCGTCACAGATTGCTGATCATGGCATACCTCATCTGTTTTCTAATCTATTACTCCGTCAAATTCATCGAAGTAATCCTTATTTTGTGCAAAGTATCCCATCGGCATATGTGCCTCTACTTca CATTCACCTTCTACTTCTTCTTCATATCAGGATTCTTCTGGAGAAACATTATGTGTTACGACATGTGGTGGACTATCAG AAGCAAAAGACCGATGTCAGGACAATGTTAA